The proteins below come from a single Limosilactobacillus reuteri genomic window:
- a CDS encoding NADPH-dependent FMN reductase: MKIAAIAGSNANHSYNRMLLEFIARHFSDDDIDVIDIRQVPMFNENYKGKIPEVVADIDRRVSSADAVIIASPEYNHSVTSALKCVIEWLSYEVHPLENKPVMIIGASTHDQGSSRSQVQLRDILISPGVNAYIFQNEEFFMSDADHIIDKDGDITNETTIHFLEKCMREFKHYAKAINRMVAEKKEAKK, translated from the coding sequence TTGAAAATTGCTGCAATTGCCGGGTCAAATGCTAATCATTCATACAACCGGATGTTATTAGAATTTATTGCCCGTCATTTTAGTGATGATGATATTGATGTGATTGATATTCGTCAAGTGCCAATGTTTAATGAAAATTATAAGGGAAAGATTCCTGAGGTTGTTGCTGATATTGATCGTCGTGTTTCAAGCGCCGATGCTGTTATTATTGCCAGCCCAGAATACAACCACTCTGTTACCTCTGCTTTAAAGTGTGTAATTGAATGGCTTTCCTATGAAGTTCATCCATTAGAAAATAAGCCAGTCATGATCATCGGTGCTTCTACCCATGACCAAGGCTCATCCCGTTCTCAAGTTCAATTACGAGATATTTTGATCTCACCAGGTGTTAATGCTTATATTTTCCAAAACGAAGAGTTCTTTATGAGTGATGCCGATCATATCATTGATAAAGATGGTGACATTACTAACGAAACGACTATTCATTTCTTAGAAAAATGTATGCGTGAATTCAAACACTACGCCAAGGCAATCAATCGGATGGTTGCTGAAAAGAAGGAGGCGAAGAAGTAA
- a CDS encoding NAD(P)H-dependent oxidoreductase has protein sequence MKILALVGTNANFSYNRILLKYMKKHFRQMADIEIAEISQLPPFSVDTPLSEQTEVWKLKQKVKAADGVIFSTPEYDHGIPAALKSTVEWLSYKTDVLKRKPVMVVGVSYGRQASARSQVQMRQILVSPDCDANLLPGNEVLIGNASHSFSKDGRLINAEARDNLENCFTHFVEYIQIFENANKEGLDMSVKQPTISEAYINFPTGRLTLKEVQQIFSTIPFEIDLIDSTDHFAWFSDKPNREHVRNVASLGETVQECHPPLAVPVVMKIINSFRNGEKDVVTRPLWMNGHRSLIQYYALRDVNGHYLGTIEFTGSVEYILNLFENGAWSTDGNTGASKHEDANDNSEEADSVDASTGASESSDDDNTDNASEVVTTPAPATNDDTDADATTGVSDAGSVDANDDEADATTGASEN, from the coding sequence ATGAAAATCCTTGCTTTAGTTGGAACTAATGCCAATTTCTCATATAACCGGATTTTGCTTAAATACATGAAAAAGCACTTCCGTCAAATGGCTGATATTGAAATTGCTGAAATTAGCCAATTGCCACCATTTAGCGTTGATACCCCTCTTTCTGAACAAACAGAGGTATGGAAGTTAAAGCAAAAAGTTAAGGCTGCAGACGGAGTTATTTTCTCAACTCCTGAATATGACCATGGGATTCCAGCAGCCTTAAAGAGTACAGTAGAATGGCTTTCTTACAAGACTGATGTATTAAAACGCAAGCCAGTTATGGTTGTCGGTGTATCTTATGGACGCCAAGCTTCTGCAAGATCTCAAGTTCAAATGCGGCAGATTCTGGTTTCTCCTGATTGTGATGCTAACCTATTACCAGGAAATGAAGTTCTGATTGGTAATGCTAGTCATTCCTTCTCCAAAGACGGTCGGTTAATTAATGCCGAAGCACGTGATAACCTTGAAAACTGCTTTACCCATTTTGTGGAATACATTCAAATCTTTGAAAATGCAAATAAGGAGGGACTGGATATGTCCGTTAAACAACCAACGATCAGTGAAGCTTACATTAATTTCCCTACTGGTCGGTTGACATTAAAAGAAGTTCAACAAATCTTCAGTACAATCCCATTTGAAATTGACTTAATTGACAGTACTGACCATTTCGCATGGTTCTCTGACAAGCCAAATCGGGAACACGTTCGGAATGTAGCTTCTCTCGGGGAAACTGTTCAAGAATGTCATCCACCGTTGGCTGTTCCGGTTGTTATGAAGATTATTAACAGTTTCCGGAATGGTGAAAAAGACGTTGTTACCCGTCCATTATGGATGAATGGTCACCGTTCATTGATTCAATACTACGCTTTACGTGATGTTAATGGTCATTACCTTGGAACCATCGAATTTACTGGTAGTGTGGAATACATTCTTAACCTCTTCGAAAATGGTGCATGGAGTACTGATGGTAACACTGGTGCATCTAAGCATGAGGATGCTAATGACAACAGTGAAGAAGCTGACAGCGTTGATGCATCAACTGGTGCTTCAGAATCAAGTGATGATGATAACACCGACAATGCTAGTGAAGTGGTTACAACCCCAGCACCAGCAACAAACGATGATACTGATGCGGACGCTACAACAGGCGTATCAGATGCAGGCAGCGTAGACGCAAATGATGATGAGGCAGATGCTACAACAGGTGCATCCGAAAACTAG
- a CDS encoding FAD:protein FMN transferase, translated as MNNELMAQRHVMTHHALGTRINLTIFGNKYFSLLKKSMDLIDHYEDRLTVNRNESEVMSVNHGAGKTPKMVSPTTFDLIELAVKYSRENFGFNALIGPLVKLWKIGFAGAHVPSDAEIKERLKLIDPYKVLLNREARTVYLEEPGMELDLGGIAKGYIADRIRDLWIEAGVPAGIIDLGGNLLFVGKSPRRDDGQWIIGVQDPQLHRGENLATVREPACSAVTSGIYERFLIKNGRRYHHLLDPRTGYPLETDLSSVTVFTDQSVMGEIEAKRLFFNGEPITGWEVRPGNRGAIFIHNDESMVNVGLNKN; from the coding sequence ATGAATAATGAATTGATGGCGCAGCGGCATGTGATGACTCATCACGCTCTCGGAACTCGCATAAATTTAACGATTTTTGGCAACAAATACTTTTCATTGTTAAAGAAATCAATGGACCTAATTGACCACTATGAGGACCGATTAACGGTTAACCGTAATGAATCAGAAGTGATGTCGGTGAACCATGGTGCAGGGAAAACTCCGAAAATGGTATCGCCAACGACTTTTGACCTCATTGAGCTGGCAGTGAAATATAGTCGTGAAAACTTTGGCTTTAACGCTTTGATTGGCCCGTTAGTAAAATTATGGAAAATCGGTTTTGCAGGGGCGCACGTGCCAAGTGATGCTGAGATCAAAGAGCGGTTGAAGTTGATCGACCCTTATAAAGTATTGCTGAACCGAGAAGCACGGACGGTATATTTAGAAGAGCCGGGGATGGAATTAGACCTTGGCGGAATTGCGAAGGGCTATATTGCGGACCGTATTCGGGATCTTTGGATTGAAGCTGGAGTTCCCGCGGGAATTATCGACTTAGGGGGGAATCTCTTATTTGTTGGTAAGTCGCCACGGCGGGATGATGGGCAGTGGATCATCGGTGTGCAGGATCCGCAACTGCATCGAGGTGAAAATTTGGCAACTGTCCGCGAACCGGCTTGTTCGGCAGTTACATCTGGGATTTATGAACGATTTTTGATCAAAAATGGTCGTCGTTATCACCATTTACTAGATCCTCGGACTGGATACCCATTAGAGACTGATTTGAGCAGTGTGACTGTTTTCACTGATCAATCGGTAATGGGTGAAATTGAGGCTAAGCGACTCTTCTTCAATGGTGAACCAATCACAGGCTGGGAAGTGCGTCCTGGTAACCGTGGCGCTATCTTTATTCATAATGATGAATCAATGGTAAACGTTGGGCTGAATAAAAATTGA